From Lysinibacillus sp. SGAir0095, the proteins below share one genomic window:
- the era gene encoding GTPase Era, translated as MQEKNNSYKSGFISIIGRPNVGKSTFLNRVIGQKIAIMSDKPQTTRNKIQGVLTREASQMVFIDTPGIHKPKHKLGEFMIKVSKNTLREVDIIMFMVNAEQGIGKGDEFILELLEGTKTPVFLVVNKIDQIHPDELVQTIETYKGKFPFAEIVPISALQGNNVDQLLETIEKYLPEGPQYYPADQVTDHPERFIISEMIREKVLHLTREEIPHSIAVVIDKIKRDEENENMIRVQATIMVERDSQKGIVIGKRGALLKEVGTQARKDIEMLLGSKVFLELWVKVQKDWRNKSAHLRDFGYREDEY; from the coding sequence ATGCAGGAAAAAAACAATAGCTACAAATCAGGATTTATCTCAATAATTGGACGACCGAATGTAGGGAAGTCTACTTTTTTAAACCGTGTTATCGGTCAAAAAATTGCGATTATGTCGGATAAACCACAAACTACAAGAAATAAAATACAGGGTGTACTGACACGTGAAGCATCTCAAATGGTCTTCATTGATACACCAGGGATTCATAAGCCGAAACATAAATTAGGTGAATTCATGATTAAGGTATCCAAAAATACTTTACGTGAAGTAGACATCATTATGTTTATGGTGAATGCAGAACAAGGAATAGGTAAGGGTGACGAATTCATTTTAGAGCTGCTTGAAGGGACCAAAACACCTGTATTTCTAGTTGTGAATAAAATCGACCAAATTCATCCGGATGAATTAGTTCAAACGATTGAAACATATAAAGGGAAATTCCCATTCGCAGAGATTGTTCCGATTTCTGCGCTACAAGGGAATAATGTCGACCAATTACTTGAAACGATTGAAAAATATTTACCTGAGGGTCCACAATATTATCCTGCAGATCAGGTGACCGATCACCCAGAGCGTTTTATCATATCAGAAATGATTCGTGAAAAAGTTCTTCATTTAACAAGAGAAGAAATTCCACATTCAATTGCTGTCGTTATCGATAAAATTAAGCGTGACGAAGAGAACGAAAATATGATTCGCGTTCAAGCAACGATTATGGTGGAACGAGATTCTCAAAAAGGAATTGTTATCGGGAAACGGGGTGCCCTGTTAAAAGAAGTAGGTACACAAGCCCGTAAGGATATCGAAATGCTCCTTGGCTCAAAAGTATTTTTGGAGCTATGGGTGAAAGTACAAAAGGATTGGCGAAATAAATCCGCTCATCTACGTGATTTTGGTTATCGAGAAGATGAATATTAA
- a CDS encoding glycine--tRNA ligase, with product MAQKSMETIVSLAKHRGFVFPGSEIYGGLANTWDYGPLGVELKNNVKKAWWLKFVQESEYNVGLDAAILMNPRAWVASGHVGNFNDPMIDCKSCKARHRADKLIEDASLEKTGNEIIVDGMSFDQMKAKMEELSVTCPECGKNDFTDIRQFNLMFKTFQGVTESSTNEIFLRPETAQGIFVNFKNVQRSMRKRTPFGIAQIGKSFRNEITPGNFTFRTREFEQMELEFFCKPGEDLEWHQYWKEFCKNWLLNLGMKDDSMRLRDHEDDELSHYSNATSDIEFRFPFGWGELWGIADRTDFDLKQHMEHSGEDFTYIDPITNERYVPYCIEPSLGADRVTLAFLCDAYDEEELEGGDSRTVLRFHPALAPFKAAVLPLSKKLADDAGEVWAELRKSFPVDYDESQSIGKRYRRQDEIGTPFCITYDFDSKEDGQVTVRHRDSMEQVRMPITEVKAYIEKHLQF from the coding sequence ATGGCACAAAAATCTATGGAAACAATCGTAAGCTTAGCAAAACACCGTGGTTTCGTCTTCCCAGGATCTGAAATTTACGGCGGACTTGCAAACACTTGGGATTACGGTCCACTTGGTGTTGAATTAAAAAACAATGTTAAAAAAGCATGGTGGCTAAAATTTGTTCAAGAATCTGAATACAATGTAGGTCTTGATGCTGCAATCCTTATGAACCCACGTGCATGGGTAGCATCTGGTCACGTTGGAAACTTCAACGATCCTATGATTGATTGTAAATCGTGTAAAGCACGCCACCGTGCAGATAAACTAATCGAAGATGCATCTTTAGAAAAAACAGGTAATGAAATTATCGTCGACGGTATGAGCTTCGATCAAATGAAAGCAAAAATGGAAGAACTATCTGTTACTTGTCCAGAGTGTGGTAAAAACGATTTCACGGATATCCGTCAATTCAACCTTATGTTTAAAACATTCCAAGGTGTAACAGAAAGCTCTACAAACGAGATTTTCCTTCGTCCTGAAACAGCACAAGGTATTTTCGTTAACTTTAAAAATGTGCAACGCTCAATGCGTAAACGTACACCATTTGGTATAGCACAAATCGGTAAATCATTCCGTAACGAAATTACACCAGGTAACTTTACATTCCGTACACGTGAATTCGAGCAAATGGAATTAGAATTCTTCTGCAAGCCAGGCGAAGACCTAGAATGGCACCAATATTGGAAAGAATTCTGTAAAAATTGGTTATTAAACCTAGGTATGAAAGACGATAGCATGCGTCTACGTGACCATGAAGATGATGAGCTATCCCACTATTCAAATGCAACTTCTGATATCGAATTCCGCTTCCCATTCGGCTGGGGTGAGCTATGGGGAATCGCAGACCGTACAGATTTCGACTTGAAACAGCATATGGAACACTCTGGTGAAGATTTCACTTATATCGATCCAATTACAAACGAACGTTATGTTCCATATTGTATCGAACCATCACTTGGTGCAGATCGTGTAACACTAGCGTTCTTATGTGATGCTTATGATGAAGAAGAGCTTGAAGGCGGCGACTCTCGTACAGTATTACGCTTCCACCCTGCTCTTGCTCCGTTTAAAGCAGCGGTATTACCATTATCGAAAAAACTAGCTGATGATGCAGGAGAAGTATGGGCTGAGCTACGCAAATCATTCCCAGTGGATTACGATGAGTCACAGTCAATCGGTAAACGTTACCGCCGTCAGGACGAAATCGGTACACCATTCTGTATCACATATGATTTCGACTCAAAAGAAGACGGTCAAGTAACAGTACGCCACCGTGACAGCATGGAACAGGTACGTATGCCTATTACTGAAGTTAAGGCATATATTGAAAAGCATCTTCAATTCTAA
- the recO gene encoding DNA repair protein RecO: MLNKWEGIVLKSRAYGESNKIVTLMTREAGKITVMARGAKKPTSRLAGVTQTFMHGMYMVQRTSGMGTMQQGEHLASMRHIQTDINATAYASYIVELVDRLVDEGPEPFAFEVLLQALNAIEEEHDPEAISLFVDWKLLPYTGVQPILNACASCGSFDGEFAFSFSQGGFLCHRCFHQDPYIIRLSPTQLKLIRMFYNVPIDQIGKLELKKGTKQFIKKIVTTIYEEQTGIRLKSRSFIEQLERTPLLTRRTSNEEPTD, from the coding sequence ATGTTAAATAAATGGGAAGGCATTGTTTTAAAATCGCGAGCTTATGGTGAATCAAATAAAATTGTGACCTTAATGACAAGAGAAGCAGGTAAGATAACTGTAATGGCTAGGGGTGCGAAAAAGCCGACCAGTCGTTTAGCGGGTGTTACCCAAACCTTCATGCATGGGATGTATATGGTGCAAAGAACATCAGGTATGGGAACGATGCAGCAGGGAGAACATTTAGCGTCAATGCGCCATATACAAACAGACATTAACGCCACAGCCTACGCAAGTTATATTGTGGAGCTTGTTGATAGACTAGTAGATGAGGGACCAGAACCTTTTGCTTTTGAGGTACTTTTGCAAGCACTTAATGCTATTGAGGAAGAGCATGATCCAGAAGCCATCAGCTTATTTGTAGATTGGAAGCTACTACCATACACAGGGGTTCAACCAATTCTAAATGCATGTGCATCATGTGGGTCTTTTGATGGGGAGTTTGCTTTTTCCTTTTCACAGGGTGGTTTCTTATGCCATCGTTGTTTCCATCAAGATCCTTATATCATACGTTTATCTCCAACACAGTTAAAATTGATTAGGATGTTTTATAATGTACCGATTGATCAGATAGGGAAGTTAGAGCTGAAAAAGGGGACGAAACAGTTCATAAAGAAAATAGTCACGACAATTTATGAGGAGCAAACAGGTATTCGCTTAAAATCACGTTCATTTATTGAACAATTGGAAAGAACCCCATTATTGACAAGAAGGACAAGTAATGAGGAACCCACTGATTGA
- a CDS encoding diacylglycerol kinase family protein: protein MDVHKLLKSFGYAFYGIWTAMREQNMRIHIISAIIVIIASILTGLTINEWLIIILVITLVIGAEMINTAIESVVNLASPEIHPLAKQAKDVAAGAVLVIALASVIIGLLIFLPKWF, encoded by the coding sequence ATGGACGTCCATAAACTGCTCAAATCCTTTGGGTATGCTTTTTATGGAATATGGACTGCAATGAGAGAACAAAATATGCGCATCCATATCATTAGTGCAATTATCGTGATAATTGCATCTATATTAACTGGTCTAACAATAAATGAATGGTTAATTATTATTCTGGTTATTACGCTAGTGATTGGTGCTGAGATGATCAATACCGCCATTGAAAGTGTCGTCAACTTGGCATCACCGGAAATTCATCCCCTTGCAAAGCAAGCAAAGGATGTTGCAGCGGGTGCAGTACTTGTAATTGCTCTTGCAAGTGTTATAATCGGATTACTTATTTTTCTACCAAAATGGTTTTAA
- the ybeY gene encoding rRNA maturation RNase YbeY has product MLNIDFLDETNEVKEQHLELVEQLLQHAASHLDIEDGSEVSVTFVTNEKIHEINRDYRDKDQPTDVISFALEELGEGEIEIVGEGIPRVLGDIIISTDRTKEQAADFGHSFERELGFLAVHGFLHLLGYDHMTEEDEKIMFGKQDEILTSFGLGRDF; this is encoded by the coding sequence ATGCTTAATATTGATTTTTTAGATGAAACAAACGAAGTAAAGGAGCAGCATTTGGAATTGGTTGAACAATTATTACAACATGCTGCAAGTCATCTTGATATTGAAGACGGCAGTGAAGTGTCGGTCACATTTGTAACGAATGAAAAAATTCATGAAATCAATCGTGATTACCGAGACAAAGATCAGCCGACAGACGTTATTTCCTTTGCTCTTGAAGAATTAGGAGAGGGAGAGATTGAAATTGTTGGTGAAGGAATCCCCAGAGTTTTAGGAGACATCATTATTTCAACCGATCGAACAAAGGAACAGGCTGCTGATTTTGGACACTCTTTTGAAAGAGAATTAGGCTTTTTAGCTGTACATGGATTTTTACACTTATTAGGATATGACCATATGACAGAAGAAGATGAAAAAATCATGTTTGGAAAACAAGATGAAATTCTGACTTCTTTTGGCTTAGGTCGTGATTTCTGA
- the dnaG gene encoding DNA primase: MTGKIPEEMIEQIRSQSDIVDVISDYMQLTKRGRNWFGLCPFHGENTPSFSVSQDKQIFHCFGCGAGGNAITFVMDIENITFPDAVVKLGSRVGINLDIQSNSLSKETHAYSKKEENMLEAHEFTADFFHHVLMNTEEGEQALNYLLKRGFTKEHIETNGIGWSLPGWDTLSVLLKRKGFDLEEMAECGLIIKRENDHTYFDRFRGRVMFPIRDENGKVIAFSGRIIDSIDEAKYLNSPESPIFHKSQILFNLDKARTVIRKKRQVILMEGFMDVLAANQAGVYNAVATMGTSLTPQHITKLKRLSEQIIVCYDGDNAGWEAAKRASEMLYAENLKVEIAVLPEKLDPDDYIKKYGPDSFVQQILEKPHAYIAFMMMHARRNKNFQFENDVLQYTQEVLEQLVGRSSPIERDLYIKQIASETNISEEAIYAQYRKLDANNAKNFNRADNIKQTKKIELQTKKPLTATERAERLLLSHMLTNDEVVDRILRSDQSEPFVRDEYSAVFVRLIGFYEEHGTADYQRFLEILEDSELRKIVMEAALLEHDSEQAEAEISDCLRQLKKHRIELEIKKLLHESQEAEKMHEHKRALEIAMNIIQLRKSLSTI, encoded by the coding sequence ATGACCGGAAAAATACCTGAAGAGATGATAGAACAAATACGTTCCCAATCCGATATAGTCGATGTCATAAGTGATTATATGCAACTGACAAAAAGAGGACGTAACTGGTTTGGATTATGTCCATTTCACGGTGAAAATACACCCTCATTTTCAGTGTCTCAAGATAAGCAAATTTTTCATTGTTTTGGGTGTGGCGCAGGAGGAAATGCTATTACTTTTGTAATGGATATTGAAAATATTACATTTCCAGATGCTGTAGTCAAACTTGGAAGCCGCGTTGGAATCAATTTAGATATCCAAAGCAACAGTCTATCCAAAGAAACTCATGCCTATTCAAAGAAAGAAGAAAATATGCTTGAGGCGCATGAATTTACTGCTGATTTTTTTCATCATGTATTAATGAATACAGAAGAAGGGGAACAGGCATTAAATTACTTGCTAAAAAGAGGATTTACAAAGGAACATATCGAAACGAATGGTATAGGATGGTCTTTACCAGGATGGGACACCCTGTCAGTTTTGCTAAAAAGAAAAGGGTTTGATTTAGAAGAAATGGCTGAGTGCGGACTCATCATAAAGCGTGAAAATGACCATACTTATTTTGATCGTTTTCGAGGAAGAGTCATGTTTCCAATTCGGGACGAAAATGGGAAAGTAATTGCATTTTCAGGACGAATCATTGACTCAATAGATGAGGCAAAGTACTTAAATAGTCCAGAATCACCAATATTTCACAAAAGTCAAATACTTTTCAATCTGGATAAGGCAAGAACCGTAATCAGAAAAAAGCGTCAAGTAATTTTGATGGAAGGTTTTATGGATGTACTTGCAGCAAATCAAGCCGGTGTATATAACGCAGTTGCAACAATGGGGACTTCCCTGACGCCACAGCACATCACAAAGCTAAAGCGCTTAAGTGAACAAATAATAGTATGTTATGACGGTGATAATGCTGGTTGGGAAGCTGCCAAGCGGGCTTCTGAAATGTTATATGCCGAAAATTTGAAAGTTGAGATAGCTGTATTACCTGAGAAACTAGATCCAGATGATTATATAAAAAAATATGGTCCGGATTCCTTTGTACAGCAAATTTTAGAAAAGCCACATGCATACATTGCTTTTATGATGATGCATGCAAGGCGAAATAAAAACTTTCAATTTGAGAATGACGTGTTGCAATATACCCAGGAAGTACTTGAACAACTTGTAGGTCGATCTTCGCCTATTGAGAGAGACCTTTATATAAAACAGATTGCAAGTGAAACAAATATTTCTGAGGAAGCAATATATGCTCAGTATAGAAAATTAGATGCTAATAATGCTAAAAATTTTAACCGAGCAGACAACATAAAGCAAACGAAGAAAATTGAATTACAGACAAAAAAACCTTTAACTGCAACTGAACGAGCAGAACGATTGCTTTTATCGCATATGCTTACCAATGATGAGGTTGTAGATAGGATATTAAGAAGCGACCAATCCGAGCCTTTTGTACGAGATGAATACAGTGCTGTTTTCGTACGATTAATCGGATTTTATGAGGAGCATGGAACAGCCGATTACCAAAGGTTTTTAGAAATTCTCGAGGATTCTGAGTTAAGGAAAATTGTAATGGAAGCAGCACTTCTAGAGCATGATTCTGAACAGGCTGAAGCAGAAATCTCAGATTGTTTAAGGCAGTTAAAAAAACATCGGATTGAATTGGAGATAAAAAAATTACTTCATGAGTCACAAGAAGCGGAGAAAATGCACGAGCATAAACGTGCACTGGAAATCGCAATGAACATCATACAATTGAGGAAATCATTATCAACAATTTAG
- a CDS encoding cytidine deaminase, which yields MTVDMKDLIEQSKVARKTAYVPYSKFPVGAALLTEDGKVYQGCNIENSSFGLTNCAERTAIFKAVSEGNKKFKAIAVVADTVGPCSPCGACRQVISEFCAPDMPVYLTNLNGDLQQTTVAELLPGAFTPEDLDNAGKKQ from the coding sequence ATGACAGTAGATATGAAAGATTTAATTGAACAATCAAAAGTTGCTAGAAAAACGGCTTATGTACCATACTCAAAATTTCCGGTAGGTGCAGCATTGCTTACAGAGGATGGAAAAGTTTATCAAGGCTGCAACATTGAAAATTCCAGCTTCGGTTTAACAAATTGTGCAGAAAGAACAGCTATTTTTAAGGCGGTTTCTGAAGGCAATAAAAAGTTTAAAGCAATTGCAGTGGTTGCAGATACAGTCGGACCATGTTCACCATGTGGAGCATGCAGACAAGTTATTTCAGAATTCTGTGCACCAGACATGCCGGTTTACTTAACAAACCTAAATGGAGATCTACAACAAACGACAGTTGCCGAGCTTTTGCCTGGCGCCTTTACACCGGAGGACTTAGATAATGCAGGAAAAAAACAATAG
- a CDS encoding pyruvate, water dikinase regulatory protein: MKNLKVFVVSDSVGETGEQVVKAAVSQFRPNFDNTVIRKFPNIENNDHIEKIVEIAKEQDAIIVFTLVEEKMRNYMMDSCSREAVQWIDLLGPIIRIFEEKIGEQPREEPGLVHKLDADYFKKIEAVEFAVKYDDGRDPRGLLLADVVLVGVSRTSKTPLSQYLAHKRYKVANVPLVPEINPPEELYLVDPKKCFGLVISTDKLNVIRKERLIALGLNDDAIYAKPSRIEQEIEHFNKVVERIGCSVIDVTNKAVEETANVIIEKIEQNKN, translated from the coding sequence TTGAAAAATTTAAAAGTATTCGTTGTATCTGATTCAGTAGGGGAAACAGGTGAACAGGTTGTTAAAGCAGCAGTTTCTCAATTCCGCCCAAACTTTGATAATACTGTAATTCGTAAGTTTCCTAATATTGAAAATAATGATCATATTGAAAAAATTGTTGAAATTGCAAAAGAACAAGATGCAATTATTGTCTTTACGTTAGTTGAAGAAAAAATGAGAAACTATATGATGGATAGTTGTAGTCGCGAAGCTGTCCAATGGATTGATTTATTAGGTCCGATTATCCGTATATTTGAAGAAAAAATTGGTGAGCAGCCAAGAGAAGAACCAGGGCTTGTTCATAAATTAGATGCTGATTATTTCAAGAAAATCGAGGCTGTAGAATTCGCAGTCAAATATGATGATGGTCGGGATCCTAGAGGGTTATTGTTAGCGGATGTGGTCTTAGTAGGTGTATCTCGAACTTCAAAAACCCCACTTTCTCAGTATCTAGCCCATAAACGTTATAAAGTAGCTAATGTACCGTTAGTTCCCGAGATTAATCCACCTGAGGAATTATACTTGGTTGATCCAAAAAAATGCTTTGGTCTAGTAATATCTACGGATAAATTAAATGTTATTCGTAAGGAACGACTTATTGCATTAGGTTTGAATGATGATGCAATTTATGCTAAACCATCTAGAATCGAGCAGGAAATCGAACATTTCAATAAAGTGGTTGAAAGAATCGGATGTTCAGTTATTGATGTAACCAATAAAGCTGTAGAAGAAACGGCAAATGTTATCATTGAAAAAATTGAACAAAATAAGAACTGA
- a CDS encoding helix-turn-helix transcriptional regulator, which translates to MSPIELNKRQDTILQIVKENGPITGEQIAERLNLTRATLRPDLAILTMAGFLDARPRVGYFYSGKKTMTTASESMMNLKVGDFQSLPVVVSENMTVYDAIVQLFLEDVGTLFVVDDQSYLQGVLSRKDLLRTSIGTQELTKIPVHIIMSRMPNIVYCKKSDSLIGAAKKLIERQVDSLPVVNETEKGLEIIGRLTKTSVTKAFISLAETHDL; encoded by the coding sequence GTGAGTCCAATCGAACTCAATAAACGTCAAGACACGATTCTGCAGATCGTTAAAGAGAATGGCCCAATAACAGGTGAACAAATTGCAGAACGTTTAAATTTGACCCGGGCTACTCTACGTCCAGATTTAGCAATCTTAACGATGGCTGGATTTTTAGATGCTAGGCCACGTGTTGGATACTTCTATTCAGGAAAAAAAACAATGACCACGGCAAGTGAATCCATGATGAATTTGAAGGTAGGGGATTTTCAGTCTCTACCAGTAGTAGTATCAGAAAATATGACCGTTTACGATGCCATTGTCCAATTATTTTTAGAAGATGTTGGAACTTTATTTGTTGTAGATGACCAGTCTTATTTGCAAGGGGTTTTGTCCAGAAAAGATTTATTACGAACAAGTATCGGTACACAAGAGCTGACGAAAATACCAGTTCATATTATTATGTCTAGGATGCCTAATATTGTATATTGTAAGAAATCAGATTCATTAATCGGGGCTGCAAAAAAATTAATCGAGCGTCAAGTCGATTCTCTACCTGTTGTCAATGAGACGGAAAAAGGTCTTGAAATTATTGGGCGTTTAACAAAAACAAGCGTAACCAAGGCATTTATTTCATTAGCTGAAACCCATGATTTATAA
- the rpoD gene encoding RNA polymerase sigma factor RpoD: MADKSEQSKEVVNGQTIDEVKTLLQEKAKKSNEISMQEISSKLTPFELENEEIFHFAEDIEKSFGIEVDGKEEFEEEVLAKQEESEEAFDLNDLSVPPGVKINDPVRMYLKEIGRVDLLSAEDEIKLAERIEQGDEEARKRLAEANLRLVVSIAKRYVGRGMLFLDLIQEGNMGLIKAVEKFDYRKGFKFSTYATWWIRQAITRAIADQARTIRIPVHMVETINKLIRVQRQLLQDLGREPSPEEIGEEMDLTPEKVREILKIAQEPVSLETPIGEEDDSHLGDFIEDHEAQSPSDHAAYELLKEQLEDVLDTLTDREENVLRLRFGLDDGRTRTLEEVGKVFGVTRERIRQIEAKALRKLRHPSRSKRLKDFLE; the protein is encoded by the coding sequence ATGGCGGACAAGTCAGAACAATCAAAAGAAGTTGTCAATGGACAGACGATTGACGAAGTGAAAACACTTTTACAAGAAAAAGCAAAAAAATCCAATGAAATTTCTATGCAAGAAATTTCAAGCAAACTCACTCCGTTTGAATTAGAAAATGAAGAAATCTTCCATTTTGCAGAAGATATTGAAAAAAGCTTTGGTATTGAAGTGGATGGAAAAGAAGAGTTTGAAGAAGAAGTTCTTGCCAAACAAGAAGAGAGCGAAGAAGCGTTTGATCTAAATGACTTAAGTGTTCCTCCGGGCGTAAAGATTAATGACCCTGTTCGAATGTACTTGAAAGAAATTGGACGTGTAGATTTACTATCCGCTGAAGATGAAATTAAGCTTGCTGAAAGAATTGAACAAGGTGATGAAGAGGCACGTAAACGCTTAGCTGAAGCGAACTTACGTTTAGTTGTTTCCATTGCAAAACGCTATGTAGGTCGTGGGATGCTGTTCCTTGACCTAATTCAAGAGGGGAATATGGGGCTTATTAAAGCAGTTGAGAAATTTGATTACCGTAAAGGGTTTAAATTTTCAACATATGCTACTTGGTGGATTCGTCAGGCAATTACACGTGCAATTGCAGACCAAGCACGTACAATTCGTATTCCGGTTCATATGGTGGAAACAATCAACAAATTAATTCGTGTTCAAAGACAATTATTACAGGATCTTGGTCGCGAACCATCTCCAGAAGAAATTGGAGAAGAGATGGATTTAACACCTGAAAAAGTACGCGAAATTTTAAAAATTGCGCAAGAGCCTGTTTCTTTAGAGACACCAATTGGGGAAGAAGATGATTCACATTTAGGTGATTTCATTGAAGACCATGAAGCTCAATCACCATCTGATCATGCTGCATACGAATTGTTAAAAGAGCAGCTTGAAGATGTACTCGATACATTAACAGATCGTGAAGAAAATGTCTTACGTTTACGTTTTGGTTTAGATGATGGTCGTACACGTACTTTAGAAGAAGTAGGGAAGGTTTTCGGCGTAACTCGTGAACGTATTCGTCAAATCGAGGCAAAAGCATTAAGAAAACTGCGACATCCTTCTAGAAGTAAACGTTTAAAAGACTTCCTGGAGTAA